The proteins below come from a single Mycolicibacterium sp. TY81 genomic window:
- a CDS encoding IS3 family transposase (programmed frameshift) — MARPYPREFRDDVVRVARNRDDGVTIEQIATDFGVHPMTLQKWLRQADIDEGTKPGKSASESGELREARRRIKLLEQENEVLRRAAAYLSQANLPKRVYPLVKELAADGIPVAVTCRVLKLSRQPYYRWLADPITEAELIEAYRANALFDAHADDPEFGYRYLVEEARDAGEPMAERTAWRICSQNRLWSVFGKKRGKNGKVGPPVHDDLVERDFTAEGPNQLWLSDITEHRTGEGKLYLCAIKDVFSNRIVGYSIDSRMKSQLAIRALHSAVARRGDVAGCILHSDRGSQFRSRKFVHALNQHEMVGSMGRVGAAGDNAAMESFFSLLQKNVLDRRRWDTREQLRIAIVTWIERTYHRRRRQSGLGRLTPIEFEAIMTTPASQAA; from the exons ATGGCAAGGCCCTACCCCCGCGAGTTCCGCGACGACGTCGTCCGGGTCGCTCGCAACCGCGATGACGGTGTAACGATCGAGCAGATCGCCACCGATTTCGGAGTGCACCCGATGACGCTGCAGAAATGGCTCCGTCAGGCCGACATCGACGAAGGCACCAAGCCCGGCAAGAGCGCCAGCGAGTCCGGTGAGCTGCGCGAAGCCCGACGGCGGATCAAACTGCTAGAGCAAGAGAACGAGGTGCTGCGTCGGGCCGCAGCGTATTTATCGCAGGCCAATCTGCCG AAAAGGGTCTACCCGCTCGTGAAAGAGCTCGCCGCCGACGGGATCCCCGTCGCGGTGACGTGCCGGGTACTCAAGCTCTCCCGCCAACCGTATTACCGCTGGCTGGCCGACCCCATCACCGAGGCCGAACTCATCGAGGCCTACCGCGCCAATGCGCTGTTCGACGCGCACGCAGACGATCCGGAGTTCGGCTACCGCTACCTCGTGGAGGAGGCGCGCGATGCCGGCGAGCCGATGGCCGAGCGCACCGCATGGCGGATCTGCTCGCAGAATCGACTGTGGAGCGTGTTTGGTAAGAAACGCGGCAAGAACGGCAAAGTCGGGCCGCCGGTGCACGACGATCTTGTCGAGCGTGACTTCACCGCTGAAGGGCCAAATCAGTTGTGGCTCAGTGACATCACTGAGCACCGCACCGGTGAGGGCAAGCTCTACCTCTGTGCGATTAAGGACGTGTTCTCCAACCGGATCGTCGGCTACAGCATCGACTCCCGAATGAAGTCACAACTGGCCATCCGGGCACTACACAGCGCGGTAGCCCGACGCGGAGATGTCGCGGGGTGCATTCTGCACTCGGATCGCGGATCTCAGTTCCGGTCAAGGAAATTCGTACACGCCTTGAATCAACACGAGATGGTCGGCTCTATGGGCCGTGTCGGAGCCGCCGGCGACAACGCCGCCATGGAGAGCTTCTTTAGCCTGCTGCAGAAGAACGTGCTCGACCGCCGCCGCTGGGACACCCGAGAACAACTCCGCATCGCGATCGTCACCTGGATCGAGCGCACCTACCACCGGCGCCGCCGCCAGTCCGGCCTCGGGCGGTTGACCCCGATCGAATTCGAAGCAATCATGACCACACCGGCCAGTCAGGCCGCGTGA
- a CDS encoding DUF5685 family protein — MFGILRPCRHRLGKELAAVWTAQLCGLCLALRDDYGQGGRVATNYDGLVVSALVEAQSTAAPGRREAGRCPLRGMRKADVAVGESVRLAAVVSLVLAAARVRDHVDDGDGVFAAAGVRPAARRIADRWERKGTDVGTALGFDTGVLMKAIRRQAALEAAAAPGGSLLAVTEPTETSVAAAFGHTAVLAGRPGNVAPLHEVGQLFGRVAHLLDAVEDLHDDAVHGKWNPVAATATPIADVRTMCDDAALGIELALADVQFTDGRLVHRLLTRELRRAVSRTFSDAGYRATEAPPDAEPPVASFGEAPLDDVVGIETGEENPEEKVQRKAGWFDGCFACDCSGCCCDCDGCCDCDGCCCDGCCDCCDCS; from the coding sequence GTGTTCGGCATCCTCCGGCCCTGCCGGCATCGGCTCGGCAAGGAACTTGCGGCCGTCTGGACCGCCCAGTTGTGCGGGCTCTGTCTCGCGCTTCGCGATGACTACGGTCAGGGCGGCCGAGTCGCCACCAACTACGACGGCCTCGTCGTGTCGGCGTTGGTGGAGGCGCAGTCCACCGCGGCGCCCGGCCGCCGGGAGGCCGGCCGCTGTCCGCTGCGCGGCATGCGCAAGGCCGATGTCGCGGTAGGCGAATCGGTTCGGCTGGCGGCCGTCGTCTCCCTGGTGCTCGCGGCGGCACGGGTGCGCGATCACGTCGATGACGGCGACGGGGTGTTCGCCGCGGCAGGAGTGCGGCCCGCGGCCCGACGGATCGCCGACCGGTGGGAGCGAAAAGGTACGGATGTCGGCACGGCGCTGGGCTTCGATACCGGCGTGCTGATGAAAGCGATCAGGCGGCAGGCGGCGCTGGAAGCCGCTGCGGCACCGGGTGGTTCGTTGCTCGCGGTCACCGAACCCACCGAGACGTCCGTCGCCGCGGCGTTCGGCCACACCGCGGTGCTGGCCGGGCGGCCGGGGAATGTCGCGCCGCTGCACGAGGTCGGCCAGTTGTTCGGTCGGGTCGCGCACCTGCTCGACGCGGTCGAGGATCTGCACGACGACGCGGTGCACGGAAAGTGGAATCCGGTGGCCGCCACCGCGACACCGATCGCCGATGTCCGGACCATGTGTGACGACGCAGCGCTCGGCATCGAGCTGGCCCTGGCCGACGTGCAGTTCACCGACGGGCGGCTGGTGCACCGGCTGCTGACGCGCGAGTTGCGGCGGGCCGTGTCCCGGACCTTCAGCGACGCGGGATACCGGGCGACGGAGGCACCGCCCGACGCCGAGCCACCGGTCGCGTCATTCGGCGAAGCTCCGCTGGACGACGTGGTCGGGATCGAAACGGGCGAAGAGAATCCCGAGGAGAAGGTCCAGCGCAAGGCCGGCTGGTTCGACGGCTGCTTCGCGTGCGACTGCAGCGGCTGTTGCTGCGACTGCGACGGCTGCTGTGACTGCGACGGCTGCTGTTGCGATGGCTGCTGCGACTGCTGCGACTGTTCCTAG
- a CDS encoding IS256 family transposase, producing the protein MTVAQNIDLPTVLAERLTTTHPDVLRELLATFIHTLMGAEADALCGAGYGERSTDRTNQRNGYRRREFDTRAGTLDLAIPKLRQGSYFPDWLLERRKRAERALTTVVATCYLLGVSTRRMDKLVETLGITALSKSQVSVMAKELDTAVEAFRTRPLDAGPYTFVAADALVLKVREGGRVVNVHALIAVGVNAEGYREILGIDVTTAEDGAGWLTFWRSLTARGLSGVKLVTSDAHAGLVAAIGATLPGATWQRCRTHYTTNLMALTPKASWPWVRTLLHSVFDQPDAESVAAQYDRIIDALADKLPKVADHLEAARPDLLAFTAFPKQIWRQIWSNNPQERLNKEIRRRTDVVGIFPNRDALIRLVGAVLAEQHDEWAESRRYLGLDVLSKSRTVNDTPAEQEATTAALTA; encoded by the coding sequence ATGACCGTTGCCCAGAATATCGACCTGCCGACTGTGCTGGCCGAACGACTCACCACCACACATCCCGACGTGCTGCGCGAGCTGCTCGCCACGTTCATCCACACCCTGATGGGTGCCGAGGCCGACGCCCTGTGCGGCGCCGGATACGGCGAACGCAGCACCGATCGGACCAACCAGCGCAACGGCTACCGTCGCCGCGAATTCGACACCCGTGCAGGAACATTAGATCTCGCAATTCCCAAGCTACGGCAGGGTTCGTACTTCCCGGACTGGCTACTGGAACGCCGCAAACGCGCCGAGCGGGCCCTGACGACCGTGGTTGCGACCTGTTATCTGCTCGGGGTCTCGACACGGCGGATGGACAAGCTCGTCGAAACGTTGGGCATCACGGCGCTGTCGAAGTCTCAGGTCAGCGTGATGGCCAAGGAACTCGACACCGCTGTGGAGGCGTTCCGCACCCGCCCTCTGGATGCCGGCCCCTACACGTTCGTGGCCGCCGACGCCCTGGTACTCAAGGTCCGCGAGGGTGGCCGCGTGGTCAACGTGCACGCCCTGATCGCCGTCGGAGTCAATGCCGAGGGCTACCGCGAGATCCTGGGTATCGACGTCACCACCGCCGAGGACGGCGCCGGCTGGCTGACCTTCTGGCGGTCGCTGACCGCCCGCGGACTCTCAGGTGTGAAGCTGGTGACCTCCGACGCCCACGCGGGCCTGGTGGCCGCGATCGGCGCCACCCTGCCCGGCGCCACGTGGCAGCGCTGCAGAACGCATTACACGACCAATCTGATGGCCCTCACCCCGAAAGCATCCTGGCCTTGGGTACGCACCCTGCTGCATTCGGTATTCGACCAACCCGACGCAGAATCGGTTGCAGCCCAATATGACCGGATCATCGACGCCCTGGCCGACAAACTTCCCAAGGTGGCCGACCACCTGGAGGCCGCCCGACCGGACCTGCTGGCGTTCACTGCGTTCCCCAAACAGATCTGGCGCCAGATCTGGTCGAACAACCCCCAGGAACGGCTCAACAAGGAGATCCGACGACGCACCGACGTCGTCGGCATCTTCCCCAACCGCGACGCCCTCATCCGACTCGTCGGGGCCGTGCTGGCCGAACAACACGACGAATGGGCCGAGTCCCGCCGCTACCTCGGCCTCGACGTCCTGAGCAAATCACGCACCGTCAACGACACCCCGGCAGAACAGGAGGCCACCACCGCGGCCCTGACCGCCTAA
- a CDS encoding ExeA family protein: MPFGRDLAPSMLHRHPGHSEAIARIGWCVDQCAIGVITGEVGAGKTVAIRAAATSLDPARHVIIYLANPTIGVRGMLTHIVATLGHTPAFHTARLAPQAADALAAEHAERGRNPVLVVDEAHLLDNHQLEAIRLLTNHDMDSGSPFAAVLVGQPTLRHRLRLGVLAALDQRIAVRYTLPGMSPADTADYIAHHTKIAGRSDALFADDAITLIHNASRGHPRAVNNLALHALTAAFAAGHSIVGEKAARIAISETATD; encoded by the coding sequence ATGCCGTTCGGACGTGACCTGGCCCCCTCGATGCTGCACCGCCACCCCGGCCACAGCGAAGCGATCGCCCGGATCGGCTGGTGTGTGGACCAATGCGCCATCGGGGTCATCACCGGTGAAGTCGGCGCCGGCAAAACCGTAGCCATCCGCGCCGCAGCCACCTCCCTGGACCCCGCCCGCCACGTCATCATCTACCTGGCCAACCCCACCATCGGAGTGCGCGGCATGCTCACCCACATCGTGGCCACCCTCGGGCACACCCCGGCGTTTCACACCGCCCGACTGGCCCCCCAGGCCGCCGACGCACTGGCCGCCGAACACGCCGAACGCGGCCGAAACCCCGTGCTCGTCGTCGATGAGGCCCACCTGCTCGACAATCATCAGCTCGAAGCGATCCGCCTTTTGACCAACCACGACATGGACTCCGGATCACCGTTCGCCGCCGTGCTCGTCGGGCAACCCACCCTGCGGCACCGACTGCGCCTGGGCGTGCTGGCCGCGCTGGATCAGCGCATCGCGGTGCGCTACACCCTGCCCGGGATGAGTCCGGCCGACACCGCCGACTACATCGCCCATCACACCAAGATCGCCGGCCGCTCCGATGCGCTGTTCGCCGACGACGCGATCACGCTGATCCACAACGCCTCCCGCGGGCACCCCCGCGCAGTCAACAACCTCGCCCTGCACGCCCTGACCGCCGCGTTCGCCGCCGGGCATTCCATCGTCGGGGAGAAAGCCGCACGCATCGCCATCAGCGAAACAGCAACCGACTGA
- a CDS encoding P-loop NTPase fold protein: MGDESDLLEHEAIAHAVAEIALAARTPVNIALFGPWGSGKSSIYTMIEKRLADLSSHDLKIARYDAWKYGGKELKRNFVDSLALDLKLDKDPELSTGLDRAVSDTRIAFAQWLWKNKWSLLGGLVFAITVASLWVLLIAAALTVFAQSGFATAAKSLIPGVGTVFGLALVAALLGPKVLEGLTVTTETPAPEDADQFAKRFAKLVSKARGKKEFPLVVFIDELDRCAPTDVVATLRDLKTFLDQPNCAFIVAADREVIVRALREEVAQAKPVREEEPYYATPGAFLDKIFQHQISLPPLRARALTDFARALADAQPEGVWGEMRGVGSDCLDKAIFALIPVHVRSPRRVKVLLNNFATNVRIAEARGLPWLERVHEIAVLTVLQTEFPSVIADMRRVPRLLTYLRGGPQPESSDVQRIAEKYLLSPDGESSDGNAAAVDEIINDDDTDKGLRAQQNASETLRRQLHNYLNKIAAAKIQDPRPDLLYLKPAANRDLLPDPSLGDAIDYATDTAPSQVAASFADQDSATLAIAIPLLTIEGDNATGLGRTFAYEAACLLVERLEPNEFQVVADQVHPSLQAAITAGALSDEALPGALLIAAWASDSEAIRSFLSSSQAKNMAAELLSRFVPLLNYIPKNVSSAIAGLLGDRFDADPLPVLTALSDLPVATACDLWADISRPVVSVINRLELPPVEEPEASVAAAGTQPEAPEPTGDGVALLETLIEAAIRRDDGEPLVSDIFTSFQKRPAESPMVHWTRDNADRVVGPMGSAARKARHALIGIGAFRPGAWKRWGALLPSTEEGSADGDVQDLANGVIIDKLLPEFSADSSPLTPSELAELVARVSEWSVLDSGQIAEALTSVLEDMEWEDCAADELEALWSKKRGLFSATVELARKSGSTNLVAPLIADDLAGALTAHEIDESTVRQFVQACESLPIDVVRAVSERADRYEPPEELAASALHLRLALRSQVRGDALPVDDLLALEMADRSTLISGAWLELLPAADQVGALPPCSGHGICGYAATGSVAGVRVLS, translated from the coding sequence TTGGGCGACGAGAGTGATCTGCTGGAGCATGAGGCGATTGCGCACGCTGTCGCAGAGATAGCTCTGGCCGCAAGGACGCCAGTAAATATTGCCCTCTTCGGGCCGTGGGGGTCTGGTAAATCCAGTATCTACACCATGATTGAGAAGCGCCTCGCCGATTTGTCATCTCACGACTTGAAGATAGCTCGATATGATGCGTGGAAATACGGGGGCAAAGAGCTTAAACGAAACTTCGTAGACAGTTTGGCCTTGGATCTAAAATTGGACAAAGATCCTGAGCTCTCTACCGGGTTAGACCGTGCGGTCAGCGATACCCGAATTGCTTTTGCCCAGTGGCTTTGGAAAAACAAATGGTCTCTGCTTGGTGGACTGGTGTTCGCGATCACTGTCGCGTCACTCTGGGTCCTCCTGATCGCGGCAGCTTTGACCGTTTTTGCCCAAAGTGGCTTCGCAACAGCCGCAAAAAGCCTCATTCCTGGGGTAGGCACGGTCTTTGGTCTGGCCCTCGTTGCGGCCTTGCTCGGCCCCAAGGTGCTAGAAGGTCTTACTGTCACGACGGAGACGCCCGCTCCTGAAGATGCCGACCAGTTCGCGAAGAGATTTGCAAAACTCGTGTCAAAGGCGCGAGGCAAAAAGGAATTTCCGCTGGTCGTATTCATTGACGAACTTGATCGGTGTGCGCCAACCGACGTGGTAGCGACATTGCGGGACCTCAAAACGTTTCTCGACCAACCAAATTGTGCATTCATCGTCGCTGCCGATCGGGAAGTAATCGTGCGGGCATTGCGCGAAGAGGTCGCCCAGGCCAAGCCCGTGCGTGAGGAGGAACCCTACTACGCAACACCGGGGGCATTCTTAGACAAGATCTTCCAGCACCAGATCTCGCTTCCGCCACTTCGGGCGCGGGCACTGACCGACTTCGCGCGCGCGCTCGCCGATGCGCAACCGGAAGGGGTGTGGGGCGAGATGCGAGGAGTTGGCAGTGACTGCTTGGACAAGGCCATCTTCGCACTGATCCCAGTACATGTCAGAAGCCCGCGGCGCGTGAAAGTGCTTTTGAACAATTTTGCGACCAACGTGCGGATTGCCGAGGCCCGGGGTTTGCCCTGGCTGGAGCGTGTTCACGAAATCGCCGTTCTCACAGTGCTACAGACGGAGTTCCCCTCTGTGATAGCGGATATGCGGCGCGTGCCCCGTTTGCTCACCTACCTGCGAGGCGGACCTCAGCCTGAATCGTCGGACGTTCAGAGAATCGCCGAAAAGTACCTATTGTCGCCAGACGGAGAGAGTTCCGACGGGAACGCGGCCGCAGTCGACGAGATCATCAATGATGACGACACTGACAAAGGACTTCGCGCGCAACAGAATGCGAGCGAGACATTGCGGCGCCAGCTACACAACTATCTGAACAAGATCGCAGCGGCAAAAATCCAAGACCCGCGACCAGACCTGCTCTACTTGAAGCCAGCGGCCAACCGGGATCTGTTGCCCGACCCCAGTCTCGGCGACGCCATTGATTACGCCACTGATACAGCGCCGTCGCAGGTGGCTGCCTCCTTCGCTGATCAAGACTCTGCGACGCTTGCCATCGCGATACCGCTGCTGACAATAGAGGGTGATAATGCGACCGGCCTGGGTAGGACATTCGCTTATGAGGCAGCGTGTCTCCTCGTCGAGCGTCTCGAACCAAACGAATTTCAGGTTGTCGCCGACCAGGTTCATCCGTCGCTGCAGGCAGCTATCACCGCAGGAGCTCTGAGCGATGAGGCTCTACCGGGTGCACTGTTGATAGCGGCCTGGGCAAGCGATTCAGAAGCAATACGCAGCTTCTTAAGCAGCTCACAGGCGAAGAACATGGCTGCTGAATTGTTGTCCAGGTTCGTTCCACTCCTTAACTACATACCCAAGAACGTTTCGTCAGCTATTGCAGGACTATTGGGTGATCGGTTCGACGCAGACCCGCTGCCGGTGCTAACGGCGCTATCGGATCTTCCGGTCGCCACCGCCTGTGACCTATGGGCAGATATTTCTCGCCCGGTTGTCTCAGTGATAAATCGGCTCGAACTACCGCCGGTTGAGGAACCGGAGGCTTCAGTGGCGGCAGCGGGCACTCAACCGGAAGCGCCCGAGCCGACCGGCGATGGCGTTGCCCTGCTCGAAACCCTTATCGAAGCTGCGATTAGACGTGACGACGGGGAACCACTTGTCTCTGACATCTTCACGTCGTTCCAGAAACGCCCGGCTGAGTCCCCGATGGTCCATTGGACGCGAGACAACGCCGACCGAGTGGTTGGACCTATGGGTTCGGCGGCCCGTAAGGCCCGGCATGCGTTAATCGGAATTGGGGCGTTCCGGCCTGGGGCATGGAAGCGGTGGGGTGCGCTGCTCCCATCCACGGAAGAAGGCTCAGCGGACGGCGACGTGCAAGATCTAGCTAACGGCGTGATTATCGACAAACTGCTACCGGAGTTCTCTGCTGATTCGTCGCCACTTACTCCCAGTGAATTGGCGGAACTGGTTGCACGCGTGAGCGAATGGTCTGTGCTCGACTCCGGTCAGATTGCCGAAGCCCTTACATCAGTGTTGGAAGATATGGAGTGGGAAGACTGCGCTGCCGACGAACTTGAAGCGCTATGGTCCAAAAAGCGTGGGTTGTTCAGTGCGACTGTTGAGCTCGCACGCAAATCGGGCTCCACTAATCTCGTGGCACCGTTGATCGCCGACGACTTAGCCGGCGCGCTGACTGCGCATGAGATTGATGAGTCCACCGTTCGGCAGTTTGTGCAAGCGTGCGAAAGTCTACCCATAGATGTTGTAAGAGCGGTTTCCGAGCGGGCTGATCGTTATGAACCACCTGAGGAACTGGCAGCTTCGGCATTGCACCTGAGGTTGGCTCTACGCAGCCAGGTCAGAGGAGACGCATTACCTGTCGATGACCTGCTAGCTCTGGAAATGGCAGATCGCTCTACGTTGATCAGCGGCGCTTGGCTGGAACTGCTGCCAGCCGCCGATCAAGTAGGGGCCTTGCCCCCATGTAGTGGACACGGGATTTGTGGTTACGCGGCTACTGGCAGCGTAGCCGGTGTTAGGGTCCTTTCGTAG
- a CDS encoding siderophore-interacting protein has protein sequence MTESKPSRGIQGALVKLWRGGDYELTVTGRTQITPHYLRLHFTTGNLLAERPVHPTMWVRGWFPDGDKAHQRGYTLVNPDPVAGTTDIDFALHDGLATRWAQDAKPGDTLEVTLLGSSFELPEPAPAGYVLVGDTASLPAINSLLQAIGEASIQVYLEAGHDDDRDLQVGTGAPGLTVTWVDRKNNGEALVETVRASAFDASDHFGWVACDNRTTRSVVKVLREDYQIPKKAIKARAYWEA, from the coding sequence ATGACCGAGTCGAAGCCGTCGCGCGGAATCCAGGGCGCGCTGGTCAAACTGTGGCGGGGCGGCGATTACGAGCTGACCGTCACCGGCCGCACCCAGATCACCCCGCACTACCTGCGGCTGCATTTCACCACCGGCAACCTGCTCGCCGAGCGGCCGGTGCACCCGACCATGTGGGTCCGGGGCTGGTTCCCCGACGGCGACAAGGCGCATCAGCGCGGCTACACGCTGGTCAACCCCGATCCGGTGGCCGGCACCACGGACATCGACTTCGCGCTGCACGACGGCCTCGCCACGCGCTGGGCGCAGGACGCCAAGCCCGGTGACACCCTCGAGGTGACGCTGCTCGGCAGCAGCTTCGAGCTGCCCGAGCCCGCGCCGGCCGGATACGTACTGGTCGGTGACACCGCATCGCTGCCGGCCATCAACTCGCTGCTGCAGGCGATCGGCGAGGCGTCCATCCAGGTGTATCTGGAGGCGGGTCACGACGACGACCGCGATCTTCAGGTGGGCACCGGTGCGCCGGGGCTGACCGTCACGTGGGTCGACCGCAAGAACAACGGCGAGGCTCTGGTCGAGACCGTGCGGGCGTCGGCGTTCGACGCCTCCGATCACTTCGGCTGGGTGGCGTGCGACAACCGGACCACCCGCTCGGTGGTCAAGGTGCTGCGCGAGGACTACCAGATTCCGAAGAAGGCGATCAAGGCACGCGCCTACTGGGAAGCCTGA
- a CDS encoding transposase, with the protein MARKNYPDEFKRDAVALYRDTEGATITQIADELGISGVTLSAWCKAAGVPIRHRNPTAAAQPSPRR; encoded by the coding sequence ATGGCAAGGAAAAATTACCCTGACGAGTTCAAACGGGACGCGGTAGCGCTGTACCGAGACACCGAGGGCGCCACGATCACGCAGATCGCCGACGAACTCGGCATCTCCGGTGTGACGCTCTCAGCGTGGTGCAAAGCCGCCGGGGTGCCGATCAGGCACCGCAACCCCACCGCAGCAGCACAGCCGAGCCCCCGGCGTTGA
- a CDS encoding TetR/AcrR family transcriptional regulator produces MANDWLAGRRTEVAAEAILDAADRLFAEQDAATVGMLEIARAAGCSRATLYRYYENRDVLHLAYVHREAFRVFAHVGEQIADITDPRTRLLDGVAIALRSVRESPALSSWFVATQRPIGGEVAAQSDVITGLVAAFLSASWPELETEAAHRRAGWLVRILVSLLMFPGADEDDERAMIDEFVVSQLVPIDQASQ; encoded by the coding sequence ATGGCAAACGACTGGCTGGCCGGCCGCCGCACCGAGGTCGCGGCGGAGGCCATCCTGGACGCCGCCGACCGCCTGTTCGCCGAGCAGGACGCGGCGACCGTCGGGATGCTCGAAATCGCCAGGGCGGCAGGGTGTTCCCGTGCCACGTTGTACCGGTACTACGAGAACCGCGACGTGCTCCACCTGGCCTACGTGCACCGCGAGGCGTTCCGGGTGTTCGCCCATGTCGGTGAGCAGATCGCCGACATCACCGATCCGCGCACCCGGCTGCTCGACGGCGTCGCGATCGCGCTGCGCAGTGTGCGGGAAAGTCCGGCGCTGTCATCGTGGTTCGTCGCCACCCAGCGACCGATCGGTGGCGAGGTCGCCGCGCAGTCCGACGTCATCACCGGACTGGTGGCGGCGTTCCTGTCGGCGTCGTGGCCCGAACTGGAGACCGAAGCCGCGCACCGCCGGGCCGGCTGGCTCGTCCGGATCCTGGTATCGCTGTTGATGTTCCCCGGCGCCGACGAAGACGACGAACGCGCGATGATCGACGAATTCGTGGTGTCCCAGCTGGTTCCGATCGATCAGGCTTCCCAGTAG
- a CDS encoding cytochrome P450 — protein sequence MTAILSHETSDSPVAFQLADSAGWVDPWPMYRSLRDHDPVHHVVPADNPGADYYVLSRHADIWTAARDHQTYSSAQGLTVNYGELELIGLQDNPPMVMTDPPVHTEFRKLVSRGFTPRQVEAVEPKVREFVVQRLEKLKAAGGGDIVTELFKPLPSMVVAHYLGVPEADRDQFDGWTEAIVAANTAEGGLGGALETLGSALGDMMGYFTALIERRRKEPEDDTVSHLVAAGIGADGDISGVLSILAFTFTMVTGGNDTTTGMLGGSVQLLHRRPDQRRLLVENPDLITESVDELLRLTSPVQGLARTTTRDVTIGDTTIPAGRKALLLYGSGNRDERQYGANAGELDVTRAPRNILTFSHGAHHCLGAAAARMQSRVALTELLSRIPEFTVDEDNIEWAGGSYVRRPLSVPFTIG from the coding sequence ATGACGGCGATTTTGTCTCACGAGACATCCGACTCCCCCGTGGCGTTCCAGCTTGCCGATTCCGCCGGGTGGGTCGATCCCTGGCCGATGTACCGCTCGCTGCGCGACCACGATCCCGTCCACCATGTCGTGCCCGCCGACAATCCCGGCGCCGACTACTACGTGCTGTCCCGGCACGCCGACATCTGGACCGCGGCGCGCGATCACCAGACGTACTCCTCGGCGCAGGGCTTGACCGTCAACTACGGCGAGCTGGAACTCATTGGCCTGCAAGACAACCCGCCGATGGTGATGACGGACCCGCCCGTACACACCGAATTCCGCAAGCTGGTGTCGCGCGGCTTCACACCGCGCCAGGTGGAGGCCGTCGAGCCCAAGGTGCGCGAGTTCGTGGTGCAGCGACTGGAGAAGCTCAAGGCCGCCGGTGGCGGTGACATCGTGACCGAGCTGTTCAAGCCGTTGCCGTCGATGGTCGTCGCGCACTACCTGGGTGTTCCTGAAGCCGACCGCGACCAGTTCGACGGCTGGACCGAGGCCATCGTCGCGGCCAACACCGCCGAGGGCGGCCTCGGCGGTGCGCTCGAGACGCTGGGCAGCGCGCTCGGCGACATGATGGGGTACTTCACCGCGCTGATCGAGCGCCGCCGCAAGGAGCCCGAAGACGACACCGTGTCGCACCTGGTCGCCGCGGGCATCGGCGCCGACGGCGACATCAGCGGCGTGCTGTCGATCCTCGCGTTCACGTTCACCATGGTCACCGGCGGCAACGACACCACCACCGGGATGCTGGGCGGCTCGGTCCAACTGCTGCACCGGCGCCCCGATCAGCGCCGGCTGCTCGTGGAGAACCCGGACCTCATCACCGAATCCGTCGACGAACTGCTCCGGCTCACCTCGCCGGTCCAGGGTCTGGCCCGCACCACCACCCGCGATGTCACCATCGGCGACACCACCATCCCCGCCGGCCGCAAGGCTCTGCTGCTCTACGGTTCCGGTAACCGCGACGAACGCCAATACGGCGCCAACGCAGGCGAATTGGACGTGACGCGCGCCCCGCGCAACATCCTGACGTTCAGCCACGGTGCGCACCACTGCCTGGGCGCGGCGGCCGCACGGATGCAGTCCCGCGTCGCACTGACCGAACTGCTCTCCCGGATACCGGAATTCACTGTCGATGAGGACAACATCGAGTGGGCCGGGGGCAGCTACGTGCGACGCCCGCTATCGGTGCCGTTTACGATCGGCTGA